The proteins below are encoded in one region of Hordeum vulgare subsp. vulgare chromosome 3H, MorexV3_pseudomolecules_assembly, whole genome shotgun sequence:
- the LOC123442287 gene encoding uncharacterized protein LOC123442287: MIRRRPCSRGGWEAVAGHARTGGKRLPPSGRPVAPAVEEVVGTNEVNFVVGDDTFAFGSGAGGAAVALPQASDGAVDWSRPDAPAVEEVVGPNEVNFVVGDDTFAFGSGAWGAAVALAQASDGPPSLLSPMGSSFLIVNTCPGSILHPQGHVPDPLAFSTEPSAASPPRQFHPAVVVIQSTFPVYGDLERPSSHTTTSI; the protein is encoded by the coding sequence ATGATCCGCCGCCGGCCGTGCTCACGCGGGGGGTGGGAGGCCGTCGCAGGCCATGCTCGCACGGGAGGAAAGAGGCTGCCTCCATCTGGCCGCCCTGTCGCCcccgcggtggaggaggtggtcgGGACCAACGAGGTCAACTTCGTCGTCGGCGATGACACATTCGCGTTCGGCTCCGGCGCGGGGGGCGCCGCGGTCGCGCTGCCGCAGGCCTCCGACGGGGCCGTCGATTGGAGCCGCCCCGACGCCCCCGCGGTTGAGGAGGTGGTCGGGCCCAACGAGGTCAACTTCGTCGTCGGCGATGACACCTTCGCGTTCGGCTCCGGCGCGTGGGGCGCCGCGGTCGCGTTGGCGCAGGCCTCTGACGGgcccccttctctcctctcaCCCATGGGATCTAGCTTTCTGATTGTCAACACCTGCCCCGGTTCCATTCTCCATCCACAGGGACATGTCCCCGATCCACTTGCCTTCTCAACGGAGCCATCGGCGGCATCTCCTCCTCGACAATTTCATCCAGCCGTCGTCGTCATCCAATCGACCTTCCCCGTCTACGGAGACCTGGAGCGGCCTTCCTCGCATACGACGACCTCGATCTAG